In one Achromobacter spanius genomic region, the following are encoded:
- a CDS encoding phasin family protein has product MSAIPQQVLDRQKASINTFVAAQSAVFAGFEKLVELNMKVVRATLDEVAQKSQQASEVKDPQEAAAFASGLLQPGAEKAMAYTKHVYDIVAGVQGSLVKLTEEQIAENQQQLSEAVDQLSKNAPAGSESAVALIKSSLATATSAYDSVSKAAKQAAEVAESNLNAAANATFKAATDAADAATKVASRSRRTA; this is encoded by the coding sequence ATGAGCGCAATTCCGCAACAAGTCCTGGACCGCCAAAAGGCCAGCATCAACACTTTCGTGGCTGCCCAGTCCGCCGTTTTCGCCGGCTTTGAAAAGCTGGTCGAGCTGAACATGAAGGTCGTGCGCGCCACGCTGGACGAAGTCGCCCAGAAGTCGCAGCAAGCCTCTGAAGTCAAGGACCCGCAGGAAGCCGCGGCGTTTGCCTCGGGCCTGCTGCAGCCGGGCGCTGAAAAGGCCATGGCCTACACCAAGCACGTGTATGACATCGTTGCCGGTGTGCAAGGCAGCCTGGTCAAACTGACCGAAGAGCAAATCGCTGAAAACCAGCAGCAACTGAGCGAAGCCGTCGACCAATTGTCGAAGAACGCTCCGGCTGGTTCGGAAAGCGCCGTCGCCTTGATCAAGTCCTCGCTGGCCACCGCGACCAGCGCCTACGATTCCGTGAGCAAGGCCGCCAAGCAGGCTGCTGAAGTTGCCGAGTCGAACCTGAATGCCGCCGCCAACGCGACCTTCAAGGCTGCAACGGATGCCGCCGACGCCGCCACCAAGGTTGCCAGCCGTAGCCGTCGCACCGCCTGA